Proteins encoded together in one Rana temporaria chromosome 6, aRanTem1.1, whole genome shotgun sequence window:
- the LOC120942965 gene encoding serine protease 33-like isoform X3, whose protein sequence is METLTIFILIATAQKAFGAADFSVCGSPVVSSRIVGGTDALDGEWPWQISLQYSGSHRCGGSLISPEWVLTAAHCIIHPIQESNYKVYLGLYRLGVIGSQTIVADVSNIITNPKYRDTGDIGDIALVRLATPVTYTQYIMPICLPSSNTTFPCGMECWVTGWGATSSGGSKPINGTLQEVMTPLIDHSTCQEMYCKGGSGDNIQDEKICAGYMDGQKDSCQGDSGGPLVCKVRGVWYQVGIVSWGIGCASFSFPGVYTLVTSYQAWISTYLQVTFNEVPEIPKPTRTCGGKVIDMGYTRSTTHARGTACMRNKATTYEGSSITSRSSVSHHCWMILLQTTFLLTLI, encoded by the exons ATGGAAACACTCACCATATTCATCCTGATCGCCACAG CCCAAAAGGCTTTTGGTGCTGCAGATTTTTCAGTGTGCGGTTCCCCTGTGGTGTCCAGTCGGATAGTTGGCGGTACAGATGCGTTGGATGGGGAGTGGCCCTGGCAGATCAGCCTGCAATATTCAGGATCACATAGATGTGGGGGGTCCCTGATCTCACCAGAGTGGGTTCTGACTGCAGCACATTGCATTATACA TCCTATCCAGGAATCGAATTATAAAGTGTATTTGGGCCTGTACAGGCTGGGTGTGATTGGCTCTCAAACAATTGTTGCCGATGTAAGCAATATCATCACCAATCCTAAATATAGAGACACTGGAGACATCGGGGACATCGCCCTGGTAAGGCTGGCCACACCTGTCACCTATACTCAGTACATCATGCCGATCTGTCTGCCATCTTCCAACACCACCTTCCCCTGTGGTATGGAGTGCTGGGTGACTGGATGGGGTGCAACATCTTCTGGAG GAAGCAAGCCTATAAATGGGACCCTCCAGGAGGTCATGACTCCCCTGATAGATCACAGTACATGTCAAGAAATGTATTGCAAAGGGGGAAGTGGTGACAACATCCAGGATGAAAAGATTTGTGCTGGCTACATGGATGGGCAAAAGGATTCCTGCCAG GGGGACTCGGGAGGACCTCTGGTGTGTAAGGTGCGGGGTGTATGGTACCAGGTCGGAATTGTGAGCTGGGGAATAGGCTGTGCATCCTTCAGCTTCCCTGGGGTGTACACACTGGTGACATCCTACCAAGCCTGGATCAGCACCTACCTGCAAGTTACATTCAATGAAGTGCCAGAAATTCCTAAACCAACAAGGACATGTGGAGGAAAGGTCATTGACATGGGGTACACCCGTTCCACAACACATGCAAGAGGTACTGCCTGTATGAGGAACAAAGCAACGACATATGAAGGAAGCTCCATCACATCCAGATCCAGCGTTTCACACCATTGCTGGATGATCCTGCTCCAGACTACTTTTCTGCTCACATTAATATAA